The segment GACTAGGTAGACATTTGGATTACATGGGTTCTTTAATGTGTGTCTACTGTCATGTATTCATTCTTGACCAATGACTTTGTCTTAGGCAGTATACAACCACTTCGGGCATGTAAGGCATGTAAaaacgaatatatatatatttattatcttGTGTATTATTAAAAGCCAAGAATTAAAGAAAAGTTTTGATATGTTGTGATTTTAACAATCACtttcatcaaaattaaataactaTGTTAGAAAAAGCAATTAGATCATAATTATTCTCTCTTTCAAAGAAATGCATATTTGGGAAGAAAGAATCCGATAAATAGGATAAGGCTAATATATTTAACTGTATGTGCGTTTACTGAGTAATGTAGTTACTTCACTGAGTAATGCAGTTACCTGAAGCCTGGGGATTGTTGATCCACGAGCAATCCGTAATGTAGTTAACATGTTTACCAGTTCTTATCATTTCCGCTTCTAGATGGAAGGTAGGCGAAGGTAGCTTGCTCTAGGAACTTCACATATTATTCGCGAAGAAAAGGGTGAAATCCGGTTCTTCACTTAGTAGAGCTACCGGGTAGTGTATGACGACCTGTATCTAGCTCGTGGATCTACATATGAGTAATGCAGTTATCTGAAGCCTGAGCTGAGAATCGTACCCTAAGCATTTACTTCAATGAGTAATGCAGTTACCTGAAGCCTGAGGATGTTGATGAGATCAAGACTAGAACTATAAATGTATACGTAGACAAATTTAGCACCAGGCACTGTTGTCTCGAGATTGTTAAGTCTCGCTGTTAACTTTGTGTTAAATGTATCAGCCCAGGGTCTTAACATACTTTCCATAAATTTCTGGGCACGTCTCCTGGCAAGTAACCTAGTGGTAGTGTTCAATATTCTTGTAGCTCTCGCTTGTACGTCAAGAAAGAAGTCACGAGACTTTAGCTGCCTTGATATGTTTCATTTTTACTCCGTGGTACGTTAACGTAGGATACACTTCACCTTCTCTAATATTTAAGTTATATATGTTTTGGATCGTCTAAAgctgaatttaaaaaaaaattcgaaggTCCCTGAAACCATATAGtatataaaatacatgatttgtccCGTTGACCTTTTCCCCCGATAAGTCAATTATCTCTTTGGGGACTAAATTTTCAGAGAGTAAAATGGGTATATTCCCCGGATTTGGTGCCTGGATCACTCAGAATACACAACACCCtacaaaatctgaaaaaatTGTTAAATCCAAGCCAATGACACAGGCAAAAACTCACGAGGAGAGAGATGAGACGAAGGAGCAATTAAAACTATGGAGAGATGCAAATAAGAAAGAGCAATATCATGAACCTCCTCCTACCGTGAAGGTGAGATCAAATCAGCTAACAATATTACAAAACATTTACCTCTATATATAGATCCATAATTTCATTTACCTAAGACATAAAGATCcataatttgatttatatttttcctATATTTGAAGGTGCGTACAGACCATAGTTCTGGCCTTTCCGATATGAAAATGGAATTTACATTAGGATTGCCACCTCAAGTAGCTTACGACGTTTTAACTAATCAAGACAACATAACATACTCCAGAGAAATCAAAGGCCGCCCACTTTTGGTTTATTTCTTTAACTTATCATTATATAACtgtaacaaaaataatagaAGAAAAGCAATATTTTAGAGAGTGAGGTTTTTTTTCTCATGAAGAAAGCCGTATCAAGAAAAGTTATACCAGAGAAGGATGAAGATTATCAAGGGAGTATGCTGGACGTGAAGGTTGAGAAAGAGTTGTCATGGAACTTCCTTTTCTTGTCAGGAACTATCCCAATACGTCTACATGTCCTCGAAGACCCAAAAACACTTTATGTGAGAAACGTCTCTCTATCTCTCACGAGAATCAATGTTTAATTAGACCCAAAAACACTTTTTGTTCAAGTCTTGGAAAATTTAATTACGGTTTCTCCTGCTTATTGTCGGTAGGTACACTACATGAAACAGCAAAATGGAATAAGGTTAATGGAAAATTTCGAGGGTAGGTTTACAGTGGAGCCAGTGTATGTTGATGCAGAACGCTTGTGCAAGCACAGGAAGCCAAAGAGTCAAGAAGAATACAGAAAATGTAGTGGTGGAAAAGGATTAATTGCGTCCAAGATTAAAATGAACCAGACTTTTAGGCCTGCTTCTCCTTGGGATCTGCCACTGGTGTCTTCGTACGTTCGCCGGTTCACTGTCAATACCACTAAGAAAGTGGCTGAAGATTTTCAAATGCGGGCTGGCGATATCCGAGGTTTTTGAAATTCACCAAAATCACATTATTATAAATTCGAATAGCataatttttaaagtttaaaatttcGTTATTTTCACCAAACAATGTAAGTATAACAAGTAAGCATGTTTAATTTGTCGTCTCTCATACTTTTCTGGCTATCATATGGCTTGTTTTTAACCACAATATGGCAtgtctaaatatatatatatatatgagtctTTGAGAAATATGCATTCATGTCAAGATTAATTTTAAAGATGGTTGTTTCCCGGCAAGTAGTCTCGCATACAGTTTTGCCTAGAATATTCGACTTCTTTTCTTgaagttttcatgaattttaacccaaaaatcaattaataaTGAATGTTGTATACTTGTATTATTTATATACAAACTTATGTTACATCTTATTTCAGATGCGAAATTTCAAACATATAGcctttgtgtgtgtgtgacaTAATATCTATTAGCTTAGCTTATGAACACTCAAGATTATATAAGAACTCTCTTCTTTATTAACTTAGGAAAATCACTTAAAACCTAAGCTCTCACAAATAATCTCTAATCTCACAAGTTCATGGCACAACTCACCATCTTCTTATATAGAGATATATATTAGTAAAAACCTATTTTATCCTAAACATAACTCGAATAGGATTATGATAACTTATTCTCTAAG is part of the Brassica rapa cultivar Chiifu-401-42 chromosome A09, CAAS_Brap_v3.01, whole genome shotgun sequence genome and harbors:
- the LOC103840304 gene encoding uncharacterized protein LOC103840304, producing MGIFPGFGAWITQNTQHPTKSEKIVKSKPMTQAKTHEERDETKEQLKLWRDANKKEQYHEPPPTVKVRTDHSSGLSDMKMEFTLGLPPQVAYDVLTNQDNITYSREIKGRPLLKAVSRKVIPEKDEDYQGSMLDVKVEKELSWNFLFLSGTIPIRLHVLEDPKTLYVHYMKQQNGIRLMENFEGRFTVEPVYVDAERLCKHRKPKSQEEYRKCSGGKGLIASKIKMNQTFRPASPWDLPLVSSYVRRFTVNTTKKVAEDFQMRAGDIRGF